AGCCTGTCTAAAAGCTTAGTTTATGTTACAAATTTCGAACAGAGTatgttcatcaattttttttttcctttcaatttgtGCAACGTACTTAATATAGATATAAACATTAATTAGATACATATTAAACTAATGAAAcacaattataaaatttatagatggatagaaactcaaaaataataatgtctGATAACAGCAAGGATTTCAATCTTAATCTAATAACCATACTGGACCTTAGGCATATCAGTAGCAAGCATTAACAGTtcacacaaatatataatatcAGTAGCAAACATATCAGGAATATACCTAGGAAAAAGATTCCACCTTCATTTAGCTCGAAAGCCTCATAATACTCCTTTCTTGGTCACATGTGATAAGAGGAATTCGAGTCCAAGACCCAACTATTTTCCATTTTTGAACTTGTGACCCTTAAGGCGCACACACCCTCATAACCTTCTTCAACCTATCAGGCTTAtgacaaataaaacattttgtatttaaatttatcACACCCCTTGGACCGCTACTGATAACTAAACTTCTTATTTCCTTTTCCTCTATGCTCACTCCTTCCCCTTAAAGTATCAATGCTTTCACAACTTTGCTCAACATTTTTCAAATCCTTAAACTTGGTTAACTCCATGAACGCAAAGTTGCTTGGACTTCCTCCAAAGTAGTGGTTCCTTCTATCCATAAAGGATGGTATCCTTAAAATTCTCAAAACACTTTGGTgaacattataaaaatgagtGATACAAAGAGCTTACAAGAAATTAGATCCCGATCTCACTAAGAAAAAATCCTTATTTATATCCATTTTCAAGTCACTCAAACCCACAATAAATcctaagagaaaaaaaaaaaaaaaagctttctGATCATTCCTCTGTTAAGATCTCACTATCCAAAGTGTTTGTGAAGTGTTTCCCAACCTAAAAACCTCACCCAAAGACACTAAACCACAAAGTTCCCACATTTCCTTTTTACACGATTCTCTCTCTTTAAGGTTACcctaaaaatatgaagaatatgATGGCTTTTATAATACCTAGACCTAAGaaaaattgtgtcacgatttaGAGTTTGTACACCTGTACAATACTAAACCTGATCCAAAATTGTGGCATGATTTTACCCATTCATTTCATGAATCTTCGCAAACCAAAACCTCGAAATTATTCCACCAAAATATGCCACGATGACaccaatcgtgccacgtttttCTACAAACCTTCATcaccaaattttgaattaatttagaGTAATCTAACTATAACTATCATTATTCAAAACTATATCTGTGTATTGCGACCTCTAACTATGATGACAAACTAAATTTACCTTTCTGTATCTTGATTGAACTTGCGACAAGTAGAATACAAGAGCTAATCATATGATGAAGCTTAAGCTCTTAGGGTTTATGTATTAGTTCTCTTAATAATATATGaccattttttagaaaatttgattttacaaTACGTTGTACTTGTGCATTAAGATGTTCTCTCCCCCAAtacaacatttttttgacaaataactTTAACAAggtctaaaattaaaaaatttccttCCCTTCAATATCATGATAagttaaattaaagaaaagttaaaaaaacccaaaattgTCACTTTACAATCAAGAATGGTTAAAAAAATTCCCCTTTATGTTTTATATCACCTGCTTACTAGGTGAGCTAAAGAGACAAACACATTACATTGatatttaataatgattataattttatgaaGAATTTTTAAAACTTCTTAAGTTGTAAAAgctatttaattgtttttaggaaaacatgaaatttataaactatatatagatcatatcaattttttacattcaaagaagaaataaaatatgtttgaaattttcaagtttGTCTATGTTGTAGTTATATTTCTTTCCTTATATATTCTCTCAAGGTAAgccaatttttcatcaatttcaaCTTCTCTTATTGCCTTTTTTTTACGGGACCTTCGTTacttcttagtttttttttttttttttttgtggtggcaaAGTTTAAACTTCagactttacatatattatgcattatctttaTCAACTGAATTAAGATACTTCTTTATTTGAATACAATCTTTTATCATGTTTtagtaatattattttattatctttgaaTGTTATGCAGCgcttattgaatgtgaaattgaCCTCGATTGTCCAAAATCCTATATCAAGCTTTGGGACAAAAATTATGCTCATAGGTGCGTTAATAACATCTGTGAATGGGTTAAAAAGCCTCGAATATATTGAGTGTAAGAAAATTCCCTATAGAATAGAATGTTTTATTGTGCTATCAAAATAAATGTGCAATATACTTTATGATAGAATAATCCACGAGTTGTCATTGACTTATTGTATTGGCACCCAATCATTTTATTATATCTTTTCTTACCTAATTTCATGAACCTTGCGTTTATGATTTTTACTCTCAAATGAGCGTAAGGCATCAAAGTGTATTATTTATATTGTCTTCTTATCATTGTGAAATTCagttcatgcattttttttaatcccaCCACCTatataaataattgaaatttgGTCAAAAAGTAATTTGTTACTTACTTTTAAgcctataattttattttcatttcactaAATTGTTACACTAATCATTTTTAACCACTTCAATATATATTTCCTTAccttttaattagatttaataGCCTGAGATGCCTTCTtagatttcaaaagattttttttgatagaaatgAGGGCATAAGCCCGGAAACAAGGGAAAACTATAAAGAAATTAACCGAGGGGTAGAAATCCCCATAATATCAGCTATAAGTAAATGTCTAATTTGAGTCGAACATGGCTCATATATCTTCAGATTATAATCCAAAGAGCAAGCAATGTTGGCTAAAGCATCTGCACACCGATTGACCTCTCGATATGAATGAGAAACAACAACGTTCCAATCCATCTCCAATAAGCGACGAATTTTATTAACTAACGCTCTACCCAAGCGACTATCTGTCACACCTTCCTTTATAGTCTTCTCCAAACTAACATAATCTACATTCAATTCAACTGCTGTATATCTCATCCTTCTCACATATTTCAAACAGTACTCCCCAAAGCTCCGCCAAAAACGCATTGCACTCGCCAATGAATTTAGCGTATATCCCATCCTTCTCACATATCTCAAACCCTCAAACACTCCCCAAAGCTCCACCACAAACGCATTGCACTCGCCAATGAATTTAGCAAAACCACCAATCCATTCTCCATCATTCCCTCTAATAATACAATAATACCACCACAACCAGCTTTATTTCCACCCTTGCACGCACCATCTGTATTTAACTTCACCCAATTAACTTGTGGATGCAGATTTAGAGAACAAGAATATGGCGGATATCCACGAGAGcttttaaaacaaacacaaaaagtCCAAGGTAAAGGAGAACCACTGGGATTTTACATTTCATAATACACATAATTCTCAATCAAGACTTTGAAAATCGATAATAATGAAGCTTGTCTTGATGCCTAATATTCGAGAACCATTGGGATTTTACACTTTAATCACGCatacaaaagtaaaaatatgatatatttattcCAACACGATGTCATCAGTCTGAGCGAACCATACCCCAAAATTATTGATGAATAAATGGATTTCTTTAAAGAAAACTTCCTCTTAATTCAAGGAAACTAAATATaacatgaagagaaaaaaaaattattttgatcttGTTGTTAGGAAACATGGCATCCAATGAGAGAAAACTAAGAAACTCTTTCTATCGATGGAAATTGAATATTACAAAATGAGTGAATTGACCCACTAATGGGGTGGTTACAAGTTATTTATACTACTCTCTACTAGgactaatataatattattcaaTATCTCTAATACTTGTTTTTGTCATAAAATGTGAGCCATTGAATAAGATATTTTGAGACGATGAAACTGGAATTATGGTTTTGTGATGAGTATATGAGGTACTGTCTAGTGAACTGAAATGAGTAAACGAAGTGTTGTTTGATAAACTATGTTGTTTGTGATATTCAGTGAGGGTTTTTTTGAGCTAGGGTCGGGAAAACATCGTGAACAAAAAGGagatttcatcaaaaaattcatcataaattTTATACTTAATTGGTTTCAAAACgaatttgagaaaaatattCAGACATCAAGTTTTTCAGAAAATGTTTCGAGGAACATGAAATTtatgtaaattattttgttatctttaaatttaattaaggactTAATTAAAGttcttgaaaatattttgagaaaGTTATTTTACTAGTGATAGTAAAGTCTTTATATCTAAGTGAAACTACATTCTTTTGACCATTGTTGAACTAGACCACGGGTGAGTAGAATTTCTTAGAGCTATGAGGCTCACCTAAACTACTATATTGGTGACTTTGAGTTGTGTGGGTTTGGAAAGTTATACAAGTAATGTTATATTTTAAcgaaattatatttaattgaatGCATGTGTGTTTTCTACGCATGATAGGGTGCCTTGTTTAGGATGTATTTATCACAACGATGTTCATATTGATGATTATCTGCTTTCATATGatttagaataaataaattttcctaTTGAAATGTAATAAGTGATGTTTGCATATGAATATATGTGATATAAGCATGTTATTATTGTTACATATGTTGGATTATGTGTAAATTGTTGTATGTTCATATGTTAAGTTGACAATGCATGTTCATGCATATCATATATAgttacatttttcttttgaagaaacATATCATAGTTACATGGTGACTATGATGGGTGATGTGGTGAGGTTTCCGGTGATAGGGACCCATCTAAattctacaaaattttattgagCCTTTGTTGCTCGACCATGGGGATTTGTTACCTTAGATGTGTGAGAATAAGGAAAACATTATTGATCGACTGATGGGGTGTATGAAATGACAAGTGCTCTAAATCATACTTAGaaaataaagtagtaagttattGTCTCCACAGAGATAATCAGTCAACTCGGTAATCAGAAGAATTTATTTGCAgtaaataatttagaaaaagaTTAAGTGGTTTTGTGGGGTTTTGAAGTAAATAATTCAAaagtttaacaatgattagGAAATCTTTGAATTCCACCTTCCGTCTTTGTTGGGATCAATTCAattcattattaatttatgacaTATGTTTCAATTTAAGAATGTAGAACATGACCCTGTGATGAATCAgtggaaattttattttaatatcacCGCAATTCAACCAGTTACAGTTGTAGCATCCCAATCCGAATTCgattaaaagaattaaatttagaaaataaaaaatttactattGTCGAGTTCTGACGGAATTAGGGTTGTCAATTCTAATATGCTCCATCGTGGAacctaataaaaaaagtttagttgCACATGACAACATACATCattacaaaacaatagaaaaacatataAGAGAGAACAAGAAGAGGATTGAGATCCTCTGCCTTGAAGCTTCGATGTTTGACCCTTGCTTTGTATATCTAGCTTTCAGAATGAATTTAAGAGTGTGCaagggtctctatttatagtacaccaTTACTTAGAGATTTAGAGAAGAAAATGAGTATATGTACTTGTAGCAAGTAAGATCGTTGCTACCCTGTATGGTGTTATTCCAAGAAGGGTGATATGTATGGCGTAATTTGTGAAAGAACTgtgttttgttttctcttttatcCTCCTCCCTCCTGCTAACCGTCCTCAACTTCCTTCCTTACGTGGGGATGTAACTTCCTTCACCCTATATTCTTATTATTGGAGGTTTTCCGTACTCGCCTATATGTCGAGTACGTGACTTACCATGTCACCTCACCCACATACTAAGCACATGACATGTATCATGTTTCTCTTATCCTATGTTTTTAGGAGGGGATATGGTATTATCCCCTCTTTGATGGtccatgtaacaccccgttttttcaatatgaaaatttctaaacatttatcagagtaaatcTCATAAACaggatatcacattcaaacataattcaaatcagttaaatagcaatttaacttccaacaaaattatcttaaacattgcagcggaaatttaAGTCGAAATCCATAAATCAtgttggcacgtaggccccttcaaaatatctcaaatgagttaatcaatatcataaaataacataattgttcacgtaagagaatgaaacatgcatatcataacaccccatcccgttacgtatcagagagacctagacgacacagtgaggcaaggccactcacgacagcaatctgcacactaagctcgatcacctgcaagttactcatacgaagagcaacattttcaagcagaaggggtgatattcataacacaataatattaatcaatataattcaaattataattaacaacataaacaatcttaaacatcattgcatatttgataacaagtattcacatcattcaatcatcatcaataacttAACAacttttgactcgacaaatgcgacaatgtaAATCTAAACctctttatgcatgtggtaccaatcagggcattaGCCCCCAacaatcatagtattaatatactattaaggcatcgtggtgaggacaaagctcaattcatggtgaggacaaagctccagggcatgagcccccaacaagtatgctaatgcatggactcgatcaatctaaacaatcttaatcaatatctcaatatgcatccaataatttggagctcaacaacatcttattcatcatgtatagactcatgcaacttagttaaataacagcagcagcataatcagatcacaacaattcattttcaacaacatcaagttTATTCAAggataattcaagtaatgcaattaatcgttaaatcacattacaaacaacttcaaggtctcagttaacatcttaaataggtttcCTTACTACCTAATGtccattcctaatcaattcattcaactcaGGTCACGACGTTATCAAAAAcattcagttctggaagtgctcgcgaggcgagagcatctgctcgccatggcgagttcagccCAGAtctccaactaaggttgttctaagctaagccaggttcaatctcattctaggttatcatttaatcttctataaacatcttaaggcactcaaaagcatctaaggttcaactcaaaagtcaaaaacacaGAATTTGACATGCTCTCtagtcatgctcgctatggcgagttaagctactcgctgtggcgagctgcaacgtgcaactcgcgaggcgaagaaGGTTGTTCGTTGTGGCGAGTTACGACTTGTAACttgcgaggcgaagggaagtgGCTCGCGTGGCAAGCGATGAACaacatcactcgcgaggcgaggatcatcgttcgccagggcgagcgatgaatgttggctcgggcagaatgcagttttcttcaaaaattcatctaaactcatggtttaaagcctaattacgattccagaattcatcctaaacatattctaaggtcaagggacattttctacaacaatctaatcaatttttaccatttgatcatcaattttagggatttgacctagttttcgacctctccaattcaatcctattcttgctaattaatcatcagaatcatactaattaacattactgaatcattagtctcacccttaccctaattgatgaaaatcgcagccttcCTCTTagtcttctctcttctaagctttttctcccttttctaaagttttgatcgtacgtacaattGATTCTAAAacctaggtcttctcctatttatatctccaccaattatcttatcttatttcactttctccccaaaactctctaaaatctcaaaacaaccctcaactaaatattttatttatttttcaaatcttattttatttaacaataaaataagtctcataatctcatcaaatcatcaaaacacatcaaaaccatccaaatcatctaaaccgtcataaatcaacaaaactcacacatatattatataaatataatataatcgtctaaactcgattaaataattaattaaataaaagtgggcgttacagtctAATAGACCAGAATAGCTATAATGTAGCAAATGTCATTTGAATTCAAATATTAGTTGTTGCTACAATTGTGGTCTGACTTGTTAGTATCTCCTAATATCAAGTCATAGGCTCCCATGAATAATGGTAAAGCATAGCTATCCATTCCTCTCATGTGGGAATTCAGTTTGTATATTGTATCTATATATTGACCAATACTACAGTCAATAAAATCATCCTTTTATCATACTCTTTATGGCACCCAGAGCTTATTAAGCTTCAAAGCATTTTTTTACGATCCTAACATCATGTCTTCCCCAAATTCTGATGTTGAAAACTCCATTCCCACAACACATACTATGCCATCATCAGTTGAAAAACTGGTTGTTCTAAATGCTGGCTCACAACTTTATATTAAGTTGGATGGAGATAACTATCCTGCTTGGAGGATACAATTCATGACATTGTTAACAGGCTATGATCTATTGGGATATGTCGATGGCAGTAATATCTGTCCATCAAAACATTTGGAAAATGATGCTGTTGCTGTCAATCCTGCCTTTACCCATTGGGTTCGACAGGATCAACTCATCCTTCATGGCATCGTTTCCTCGGTGGCTGCAACTGTAGTCACTCATTTGGGTACTGTCAAAAATGCTAAACAAGCATGGGACATACTCAAAACCATGTATGCAAGCCGATCATGTGTACATGTCATGGCTCTCAAGCAACCTATATCAAACTTCACGAAGGGAAATCAGACCATGGCTATGTACCTTCAAGGTATCAAGTCTATTTCTGATGAACTCTCAATCATTGATCATCCTCTTGATGAAACCGATCTGGTTATTCACACTCTAAATGGATTGGGTGCTGAGTATCGTCAAATATCAGTGGTTCTTCGCAGCAGAGAAAAACCAATTGATTTTGCAGAATTACATGAAAGTTTGATGGATTTTGAAACAATTCATCACAGTAATGAAGCTGTTGTTCCTGATAACGTGGTTGTTACTGCTAATGCAGCCACTCATAGCAAAGGCAATTACCAGAACAACAACAGAAGCAATTCCCCGCCACAAAATCCTGATAACCGAGTTGTATGTCAATATTGCAACAAACGTGGTCATACAGCCAGAAGCTGCTATCACATCAAGGGATTTCCTAAGAAGAATGGACCAAAACCAAGAGCTAATTTGGCAAATCATCAAGCAAATCATCCAAATACAAATTGGATAATGGATACCGGAGCTTCTCATCATATCACTCAGGATTTGCAGCAACTATCCTTGGCCAACTCATATCCAGGAGCAGATCAGGTCATCGTCGGCGATGGAACAGGTTTGACAATAACTCATACAGGACACAAAACTATTCTAACACCTTTTAAACAACTTCAGCTCAAAAAAGTGTTGTGTGTACCTCATATTAAATCAAATCTGTTATCTGTTTCAAAATTGTGTCAAACTAACCATTGTTCTGTTGAATTTTTTCCtgattgttttgttgttaaggaTCTGAGTTCGGGCCAGGAAATGCTGCGAGGACCACTTAATCAAGACCTTTATCATCTACCTACATCATGCATTTCATCCACCTCAAATAAAGCATTTACTACCAGCATTCAATCATCTTCCGCATGGCATCATAAATTAGGGCATCCATCTTTCAAGATATTGAAACATCTGTCTGACAATCATCATCTTCCAATAAAGTCCACAACATCTCATGAATGTAGTTCTTGTCATTGTTCCAAGAGTCATAAACTTCCTTTTTCCAATCATCATCTTACTAGTAGCAAACCATTGGAATGACTCTATTCAGATGTTTGGGGACCAGCTCCAACAAGATCAATAGAtggttaattgtattatttagtcattgttgatcatttttcaaaatatgtaTGGTTGTATCCTATGAAACAAAAGTCAGATgtattctcaatttttattcaatttaaatccattgtagaaaaatatttcaatttgcccattgtttctttattttctgaTAATGGTGGAGAATTTATAAAAGTCAGAACATTTCTTGCTAATAATGGCATCTCTCACTTAACCACACCACCACATACTCCTGAAGTTAATGGTACAGCAGAAAGAAGACACAGACATATTGTAGAAACCGGTCGAGCACTTTTGCATTATGCGAACTTGCCTTCACAATTGTGGTCCTATGCTTTTACTACTGCTGTCC
Above is a genomic segment from Medicago truncatula cultivar Jemalong A17 chromosome 5, MtrunA17r5.0-ANR, whole genome shotgun sequence containing:
- the LOC25494859 gene encoding uncharacterized protein, whose product is MFEIFKFVYVVVIFLSLYILSTLIECEIDLDCPKSYIKLWDKNYAHRCVNNICEWVKKPRIY